A DNA window from Massilia putida contains the following coding sequences:
- the nusB gene encoding transcription antitermination factor NusB, with amino-acid sequence MTDKTLHANPNKNRTPRHRAREFALQGLYQWLLNNEPAATVIANIRSAHGFDKADGEYFTELLNGAIAQSVELREVIAPTVDRPIAELSPIEHAVLLLGAYELKNQIEIPYRVVINEAVELAKSFGGIDGHKYVNGVLDRLAGKMRPDEVAADARR; translated from the coding sequence ATGACTGACAAGACTTTGCACGCCAACCCCAACAAGAACCGCACGCCGCGGCACCGCGCGCGCGAGTTTGCGCTCCAGGGGCTGTATCAGTGGCTGCTGAACAATGAGCCGGCCGCTACGGTCATCGCCAACATCCGCAGCGCCCACGGCTTCGACAAGGCCGACGGCGAGTACTTCACGGAGCTGCTGAACGGTGCGATCGCCCAGTCGGTGGAACTGCGCGAGGTGATCGCCCCGACCGTCGACCGTCCGATCGCGGAACTGTCGCCGATCGAACATGCCGTGCTGTTGCTCGGCGCGTACGAGCTGAAGAACCAGATCGAGATCCCGTACCGCGTCGTGATCAACGAAGCGGTGGAGCTGGCCAAGTCGTTCGGCGGTATCGACGGTCACAAGTACGTGAACGGCGTGCTGGACCGTCTGGCCGGCAAGATGCGTCCGGACGAGGTGGCGGCGGACGCGCGGCGCTGA
- the ribH gene encoding 6,7-dimethyl-8-ribityllumazine synthase: MTVGTFESNMAGEGLRIGIVQARFNADVGHGLLSACLAELKHLGVADEDILHVTVPGALEIPLALQKMAETQQFDALIALGAVIRGETYHFELVSNESGAGITRIGLDYGMPIANAVLTTENDEQAEARMAEKGTDAARVAVEMANLLLGLEELQAEEE, from the coding sequence ATGACGGTAGGAACTTTTGAAAGCAATATGGCAGGTGAAGGCCTGCGCATCGGTATCGTGCAGGCACGTTTCAATGCCGATGTCGGCCATGGCCTGCTGTCGGCATGCCTGGCTGAACTGAAACATCTCGGCGTCGCCGATGAAGACATCCTGCACGTGACCGTCCCGGGCGCGCTGGAAATCCCGCTGGCCCTGCAGAAGATGGCCGAGACGCAGCAATTCGATGCGCTGATCGCGCTGGGCGCCGTCATCCGTGGCGAAACGTACCACTTCGAACTCGTGTCGAACGAGTCGGGCGCCGGCATCACCCGCATCGGCCTGGATTACGGCATGCCGATCGCCAACGCCGTGCTGACCACCGAGAACGACGAGCAGGCGGAAGCCCGCATGGCCGAGAAGGGCACGGACGCGGCACGCGTCGCGGTCGAGATGGCCAACCTGCTGCTGGGCCTCGAAGAGCTGCAGGCCGAAGAAGAGTAA
- the ribD gene encoding bifunctional diaminohydroxyphosphoribosylaminopyrimidine deaminase/5-amino-6-(5-phosphoribosylamino)uracil reductase RibD, whose translation MQIQSDTDGMALALEWAAKGMYITAPNPRIGCVIVRDGVVIGAGHTQPAGQAHAEIQALRDAQARGNDVRGATAYVTLEPCSHYGRTPPCSNALIQAGLGRVVASMVDPNPLVAGRGMAQLEAAGIDVSAGVLAKQAYELNIGFFTRMRHGRPWVRLKTAASLDGVTALDNGESQWITSQEARADGHAWRARASAILTGIGTIKVDNPQLTVRGIDTPLQPRRVIVDSRLDIGTGACILQGEPCWIVAAVPQREKEAALRAMGHEIIMLPNPSGKVDLPALMRELGRREINELHVEAGSKLNASLVREGCVDELLVYLAPSLVGPGQGMFALPPLARLADKLPLHFHGVAQVGPDLRIMARFRPDEDPNRHA comes from the coding sequence GTGCAGATACAGAGCGATACCGACGGCATGGCGCTGGCCCTGGAATGGGCGGCGAAGGGGATGTACATCACCGCGCCCAACCCGCGCATCGGTTGCGTGATCGTGCGCGATGGCGTCGTCATCGGCGCCGGCCACACGCAGCCCGCCGGCCAGGCCCACGCCGAGATCCAGGCGCTGCGCGATGCCCAGGCGCGCGGCAACGACGTGCGCGGCGCCACCGCCTACGTGACGCTGGAGCCGTGCAGCCACTACGGGCGCACGCCGCCGTGCTCGAACGCGCTGATCCAGGCGGGGCTCGGCCGCGTCGTCGCGTCGATGGTCGACCCGAACCCGCTCGTGGCGGGGCGGGGGATGGCGCAGCTGGAAGCGGCCGGGATCGACGTCAGCGCGGGCGTGCTGGCGAAGCAGGCGTACGAACTGAACATCGGCTTCTTTACGCGCATGCGCCATGGCCGGCCGTGGGTGCGCCTCAAGACGGCGGCCAGCCTGGACGGCGTCACGGCATTGGACAACGGCGAAAGCCAGTGGATCACGAGCCAGGAGGCGCGTGCGGATGGCCACGCGTGGCGCGCGCGCGCGAGCGCGATCCTGACCGGCATCGGCACGATCAAGGTCGACAACCCGCAGCTGACCGTGCGCGGCATCGACACGCCGCTGCAGCCGCGCCGCGTGATCGTCGACAGCCGCCTCGACATCGGGACGGGCGCCTGCATCCTGCAGGGCGAGCCGTGCTGGATCGTGGCCGCCGTGCCGCAGCGGGAAAAAGAAGCGGCGCTGCGGGCGATGGGGCATGAGATCATCATGCTGCCGAATCCGTCCGGCAAGGTCGACCTGCCGGCGCTCATGCGCGAGCTGGGCCGGCGCGAGATCAACGAGCTGCATGTCGAGGCCGGTTCCAAGCTGAACGCGTCGCTCGTGCGCGAAGGCTGCGTGGACGAGCTGCTCGTGTACCTGGCGCCCAGCCTCGTCGGTCCGGGACAGGGGATGTTCGCGCTGCCGCCGCTGGCGCGCCTGGCGGACAAGCTGCCGCTGCATTTCCATGGCGTGGCCCAGGTCGGCCCCGACCTGCGCATCATGGCGCGTTTCCGGCCGGACGAAGACCCGAACCGCCACGCCTGA
- a CDS encoding GspH/FimT family pseudopilin, with protein sequence MLAVTCCGARARGVSLPEMCIVLAVAALSLAIAAPDLRDLVRTQQLKAATGDLFAAIDLARAQALARGRQIKLVPLDPRGADWRRGWRVVDEHDDGEPATDELIAEHGPLAPGIAVGFAFTNVAPPYYIAYNGAGRSCADGNSAAARWGTVSLFHGGHIRRIKINMLGRARVCDPARDAGCDGAAAPQ encoded by the coding sequence ATGTTGGCCGTGACGTGCTGCGGCGCGCGGGCCCGCGGCGTGTCGCTGCCGGAAATGTGCATCGTGCTGGCCGTGGCGGCGTTATCGTTGGCCATCGCCGCGCCCGACCTGCGCGATCTCGTGCGTACCCAGCAGTTGAAGGCGGCAACGGGCGACCTGTTCGCGGCGATCGATCTCGCGCGGGCCCAGGCGCTGGCGCGCGGGCGCCAGATCAAGCTGGTGCCGCTGGATCCTCGCGGCGCCGACTGGCGCCGGGGCTGGCGCGTGGTCGACGAGCACGACGATGGCGAGCCGGCTACGGATGAGCTGATCGCGGAGCATGGTCCGCTGGCGCCCGGCATCGCCGTCGGCTTCGCCTTCACGAATGTCGCACCGCCGTACTATATCGCCTACAATGGCGCGGGGCGCAGTTGCGCCGACGGCAACAGCGCGGCGGCGCGCTGGGGAACGGTGTCGCTGTTTCACGGCGGGCACATCCGCCGTATTAAAATCAATATGCTGGGCCGGGCGCGCGTGTGCGATCCGGCGCGCGATGCGGGTTGCGACGGCGCCGCGGCACCGCAGTGA
- a CDS encoding S9 family peptidase: MTLDTPKHGKTLARGAALITLLAAAGFASADPAGIRTYRTLTMAPGGDRIAAVEAVEGEAKTGPRVVVRDTATGKVASTWQKADCAQCKLESLAWSPDQKTLAAIVTDPKAGTAAVMLLRDGRTTLLITVKGVAGTVRWSPDGRQVAFLATVGAKKLAGAVEAGARRIGEIGLAQEEDEQRIAIVPVSGGAGGGDYRLVSPGDTYIYEYDWTPDGKGFVVTSAKGNGDNNWWIATLGHVDAVSGRLRVIAAPKMQMNMPHVSPDGRTVAFIGGLMSDFGSVGGDVYTVPLEGGGEPVDVTPDYKATFNGIAWRGKELLASVLAGSDAGIAAIDPDARATRMLWQAPVGVSAGRDGRFVFSADGRVAASVTEDFEHAPRIVAGRLPELVPITRDNDGFAPQVAARSVGWTNEGFSVQGWLVGPRNVDAGKTYPMIVQVHGGPASAVSPRYVSGGDSGNALVRDLVKEGYFVFMPNPRGSYGQGAAFTRANMRDFGGGDWRDILAGVDAAIARAPIDGNRLGLMGHSYGGFMTMWGVTHSQRFKAAVAGAGIANWISYYGQNGIDQWMVPYFGATMYDDPAIYRAASPIESIKAARTPTLIYVGERDVECPPAQSFEFWHALRALGVPTTLLVYDGEGHAFRKPENQRDLRAREIAWFNKYL, translated from the coding sequence ATGACCCTGGACACTCCCAAGCATGGCAAGACTCTGGCGCGCGGCGCGGCGTTGATCACGCTGCTCGCGGCGGCGGGGTTTGCTTCGGCCGACCCGGCCGGCATCCGCACCTACCGCACGCTCACGATGGCGCCGGGCGGCGACCGTATCGCGGCCGTCGAAGCGGTGGAGGGGGAGGCGAAGACGGGGCCGCGCGTCGTCGTGCGCGACACGGCCACGGGCAAGGTCGCGTCGACGTGGCAAAAGGCCGACTGCGCGCAATGCAAGCTGGAATCGCTGGCCTGGTCGCCGGACCAGAAGACGTTGGCCGCGATCGTCACCGACCCGAAGGCGGGCACGGCCGCCGTCATGCTGTTGCGCGACGGCCGGACGACTCTGCTCATTACCGTGAAAGGCGTCGCCGGCACCGTGCGCTGGTCGCCGGACGGGCGCCAGGTCGCGTTCCTCGCGACGGTCGGCGCGAAAAAGCTGGCGGGCGCCGTCGAAGCGGGCGCGCGCCGGATCGGCGAGATCGGCCTCGCGCAGGAAGAGGACGAGCAGCGCATCGCCATCGTGCCGGTAAGCGGCGGCGCGGGCGGTGGTGATTATCGTCTGGTGTCGCCGGGCGACACCTACATCTACGAATACGACTGGACGCCGGACGGCAAGGGCTTCGTGGTCACGAGCGCGAAGGGCAATGGCGACAACAACTGGTGGATCGCCACGCTGGGCCATGTCGACGCGGTCAGCGGCCGGCTGCGCGTGATCGCGGCGCCGAAGATGCAAATGAACATGCCGCACGTGTCGCCGGACGGCCGCACGGTGGCGTTCATCGGGGGCCTGATGAGCGACTTCGGCTCCGTCGGCGGCGACGTGTATACGGTGCCGCTGGAAGGCGGCGGCGAACCCGTCGACGTGACGCCGGACTACAAGGCCACCTTCAACGGCATCGCGTGGCGCGGCAAGGAATTACTGGCGTCCGTGCTGGCGGGCAGCGACGCCGGCATCGCCGCGATCGACCCGGACGCGCGCGCGACGCGCATGCTGTGGCAAGCGCCGGTGGGCGTGTCGGCCGGCCGCGACGGCCGCTTCGTGTTCAGCGCGGACGGCCGCGTGGCCGCGTCCGTGACGGAAGACTTCGAGCACGCGCCGCGCATCGTCGCGGGACGCCTGCCGGAACTGGTGCCGATCACGCGCGACAACGACGGCTTCGCGCCGCAGGTGGCCGCGCGCAGCGTCGGCTGGACCAACGAGGGGTTCAGCGTACAGGGCTGGCTGGTCGGGCCGCGCAATGTCGACGCGGGCAAAACCTATCCGATGATCGTGCAGGTGCACGGCGGCCCCGCGTCGGCCGTGTCGCCGCGCTACGTGTCCGGCGGCGACAGCGGCAATGCGCTCGTGCGCGACCTGGTGAAGGAAGGCTATTTCGTGTTCATGCCGAACCCGCGCGGCAGCTATGGCCAGGGCGCGGCGTTCACGCGGGCGAACATGCGCGACTTCGGCGGCGGTGACTGGCGCGACATCCTGGCCGGCGTCGACGCGGCCATCGCCCGGGCGCCGATCGACGGCAACCGCCTCGGGCTGATGGGCCATTCCTACGGCGGCTTCATGACGATGTGGGGCGTCACGCACAGCCAGCGCTTCAAGGCCGCCGTGGCCGGCGCCGGCATCGCCAACTGGATCAGCTATTACGGCCAGAACGGCATCGACCAGTGGATGGTGCCTTACTTCGGTGCGACGATGTATGACGATCCCGCGATCTACCGCGCGGCTTCGCCCATCGAATCGATCAAGGCGGCGCGCACGCCGACGCTGATTTATGTGGGGGAGCGCGACGTCGAGTGTCCGCCGGCGCAGTCGTTCGAGTTCTGGCACGCGCTGCGGGCGCTGGGCGTGCCGACCACCTTGCTCGTGTACGACGGCGAGGGCCACGCGTTCCGCAAGCCGGAGAACCAGCGCGATCTGCGCGCGCGCGAGATCGCCTGGTTCAACAAATATCTGTAG
- a CDS encoding M16 family metallopeptidase, whose amino-acid sequence MLIRIARISFLVAALLVQGLAPGASLKLDDPLPVGAQVKVGKLDNGLTYYIQRNRMPEHKLELRLVVKAGSILEDADQQGLAHFTEHMAFNGSRHFKKHELVSYLQSIGVKFGADLNAYTSFDETVYILPVPADRKDDLDKAFLVLEDWAHGLTLTDADIDKERDIILEEARLGKGAGDRMQKVLMPKIYNGSRYADRLPIGQEDVIRTFKPDTLRRFYRDWYRPDLMAVVAVGDIDPAKAEQLIRRHFAGLKNPAHERPRDYAKIPPRTDNEALVVTDKEAGPASILIRYPVRAFHERETLRGYREQLIEALFAGMLNQRLQELSQLPTPPFIGASSALSRLTPRYRSYNAMAALGMSGATVAIDALVQENERARRFGFTAAELDRMKKTMMRTYERAWNERDKTDSAVHASELMRNFLEGESIPGIDAEYRYVKDMVPGITLAEINAYAAKTIPADSGKLVIYTGSTKADGDAAIPTGDQLLAAVAAAEKRDVQAHDEKAVAAHLMEHPPAPGKIVDESRDESLGLTRLTLSNGVKVILKPTTFRNDQVLMSAARFGGQSLFDDKDMFNARYADTIVAAMGLKDFSPLDMRKILAGKAASVSAGLGNNTDVVAGTAGATDVETMLQMVWLKFAGVRRDEDLYKSFIGKQMELARNRLSQPGALFGDTVLATLYNNNPRAPRALRPDDITKIDLDRAIAIYRQRFSSAKGLTFIFVGSFDPAAIKPLLATYLGSLPTPDIPTAYRDLGIRPVSGVVKREVNSGSEDRSTVSLTFTGPTDVTELEELRLSALTEVMNIRIIDVLREKLGLIYGGGMEGSMTRIPYSHYTIGVQLPTGPDNVDKVLTATFAEIERMRTEGPTQADLDKVKTNWLQTYRKSLQENTYWLAALQTSLTEGTDPGTILTFDKEVQNLTVDDVKRAAQRYLNTENYVQVVLNPEAKAAAAQARNATDKKPRS is encoded by the coding sequence ATGCTCATCCGAATCGCCCGCATTTCTTTCCTCGTCGCCGCCCTGCTGGTGCAAGGCCTGGCGCCGGGCGCGTCCCTGAAGCTGGACGATCCGCTGCCGGTCGGGGCCCAGGTGAAGGTCGGCAAGCTCGACAACGGCCTGACCTATTACATCCAGCGCAACCGCATGCCCGAGCACAAGCTGGAACTGCGCCTCGTCGTCAAGGCCGGCTCCATCCTCGAGGACGCCGACCAGCAGGGCCTGGCCCACTTCACCGAGCACATGGCCTTCAACGGCTCGCGCCATTTTAAAAAGCACGAGCTGGTCTCGTACCTGCAATCGATCGGCGTGAAGTTCGGCGCCGACCTGAACGCGTACACGTCGTTCGACGAGACCGTCTACATCCTGCCGGTCCCGGCCGACCGCAAGGACGACCTCGACAAAGCCTTCCTCGTGCTGGAAGACTGGGCGCATGGCCTGACCCTGACGGATGCCGACATCGACAAGGAGCGCGACATCATCCTCGAAGAGGCACGCCTCGGCAAGGGCGCCGGCGACCGCATGCAGAAAGTGCTGATGCCGAAGATTTATAACGGTTCGCGCTATGCCGACCGCCTGCCGATCGGCCAGGAAGACGTCATCCGCACCTTCAAGCCGGACACCCTGCGCCGCTTCTACCGCGACTGGTACCGCCCGGACCTGATGGCCGTCGTCGCGGTGGGCGACATCGATCCCGCAAAAGCTGAGCAATTGATCCGCCGTCATTTCGCGGGTCTCAAGAACCCGGCCCACGAGCGCCCGCGCGACTACGCGAAGATCCCGCCCCGCACCGACAACGAAGCGCTCGTCGTCACCGACAAGGAAGCGGGCCCGGCATCGATCCTGATCCGCTACCCGGTGCGCGCCTTCCACGAGCGCGAGACGCTGCGCGGCTACCGCGAGCAACTGATCGAAGCGCTGTTCGCCGGTATGCTGAACCAGCGCCTGCAGGAACTGTCGCAGCTGCCGACACCGCCCTTCATCGGCGCCAGCAGCGCCCTCTCCCGCCTGACGCCGCGCTACCGTTCGTACAATGCGATGGCCGCGCTCGGCATGAGCGGCGCCACCGTCGCCATCGACGCGCTCGTGCAAGAGAACGAGCGGGCGCGCCGCTTCGGCTTCACGGCGGCCGAGCTGGACCGCATGAAGAAGACGATGATGCGCACCTACGAGCGCGCCTGGAACGAGCGCGACAAGACCGATTCCGCCGTCCACGCGTCCGAACTGATGCGCAACTTCCTCGAAGGCGAATCGATCCCCGGCATCGACGCCGAATACCGCTACGTGAAAGACATGGTGCCCGGCATCACGCTGGCCGAGATCAACGCGTATGCGGCCAAAACCATCCCGGCCGACTCCGGCAAGCTCGTGATCTACACGGGCTCGACCAAGGCCGACGGCGACGCGGCCATCCCGACCGGCGACCAGTTGCTCGCCGCCGTCGCGGCCGCGGAAAAGCGCGACGTGCAGGCGCACGACGAAAAAGCCGTGGCCGCGCACCTGATGGAGCACCCGCCGGCGCCCGGCAAGATCGTCGACGAGAGCCGCGACGAGAGCCTCGGCCTGACCCGGCTGACCTTGTCGAACGGCGTCAAGGTGATCCTCAAGCCGACGACGTTCCGCAACGACCAGGTCCTGATGAGCGCCGCCCGCTTCGGCGGCCAGAGCCTGTTCGACGACAAGGACATGTTCAACGCCCGCTATGCCGACACGATCGTCGCCGCGATGGGCTTGAAGGATTTCTCGCCGCTCGACATGCGCAAGATCTTGGCCGGCAAGGCGGCGTCCGTCAGCGCGGGCCTGGGCAACAACACGGACGTGGTCGCGGGCACCGCGGGCGCCACCGACGTCGAGACGATGCTGCAGATGGTGTGGCTGAAGTTCGCCGGCGTGCGCCGCGACGAGGATCTGTATAAATCGTTTATCGGCAAGCAGATGGAACTGGCGCGCAACCGCCTGTCGCAGCCGGGCGCCCTGTTCGGCGACACCGTGCTGGCCACGCTGTACAACAATAACCCGCGCGCACCGCGTGCCCTGCGTCCCGACGACATCACGAAGATCGATCTCGACCGCGCGATCGCCATCTACCGCCAGCGCTTTTCCAGCGCCAAGGGCCTGACGTTCATCTTCGTCGGCAGCTTCGACCCGGCCGCCATCAAGCCGCTCCTCGCGACCTACCTCGGCAGCCTGCCGACGCCGGACATCCCGACCGCCTACCGCGACCTCGGCATCCGTCCCGTGTCGGGCGTCGTCAAGCGTGAAGTGAACAGCGGCTCGGAAGACCGCAGCACCGTGTCGCTGACTTTTACCGGCCCGACCGACGTCACGGAACTGGAAGAACTGCGCCTGTCCGCGCTGACGGAAGTCATGAATATCCGCATCATCGACGTGCTGCGCGAAAAACTGGGCCTGATCTACGGCGGCGGCATGGAAGGCTCGATGACGCGCATCCCGTACAGCCACTACACGATCGGCGTGCAGTTGCCGACCGGTCCGGACAACGTCGACAAGGTGCTGACCGCGACCTTCGCCGAGATCGAGCGCATGCGCACGGAAGGCCCGACGCAGGCCGACCTGGACAAGGTCAAGACGAACTGGCTGCAGACCTACCGCAAGTCGCTGCAGGAAAACACGTACTGGCTGGCCGCGCTGCAGACGTCGCTGACGGAAGGCACGGACCCCGGCACCATCCTCACGTTCGACAAGGAGGTGCAGAACCTGACCGTGGACGACGTGAAGCGGGCGGCGCAGCGCTACCTGAACACGGAGAACTATGTGCAGGTGGTGTTGAATCCGGAAGCGAAGGCCGCCGCCGCCCAGGCCAGGAACGCGACTGACAAGAAGCCCCGTTCGTAG
- the ribBA gene encoding bifunctional 3,4-dihydroxy-2-butanone-4-phosphate synthase/GTP cyclohydrolase II gives MPISTTQEIVDELRAGRMVILVDEEDRENEGDLVLAAEHVTPEAINFMIRHARGLVCLTLSEEICDRLELPMMTTRNGTSFGTNFTVSIEAAEGVTTGISAADRARTIQVAVAKDAKPEDLVQPGHIFPLRAVKGGVLMRAGHTEAGCDLTEMAGLTPASVICEIIKEDGTMARLPDLLEFAQEHGLKIGTIADLIHYRSQNETLVERVAERALSTVHGEFKLVAFRDKPSGSAHLALVHGAPQEDRETLVRVHQPVSILDLLDSTSTSHSWNLAAAMQAVQQAEAGVIVLLDCAETADELFAQFEDKPVRPVGRASNLDLRTYGIGAQILRQLGVRKMKLLANPRKMPSMAGFDLEVTGYLAKPGCEVSS, from the coding sequence ATGCCCATCTCCACCACCCAGGAAATCGTTGACGAATTGCGCGCCGGGCGCATGGTCATTTTGGTCGACGAGGAAGACCGCGAGAACGAAGGCGACCTGGTGCTCGCCGCCGAACACGTCACGCCCGAGGCCATCAACTTCATGATCCGCCACGCGCGCGGCCTCGTCTGCCTGACCCTGTCCGAGGAGATCTGCGACCGCCTCGAACTGCCGATGATGACGACCCGCAACGGCACGTCGTTCGGCACCAACTTCACCGTCTCGATCGAGGCGGCGGAAGGCGTCACGACGGGCATCTCGGCCGCCGACCGCGCCCGCACCATCCAGGTGGCCGTCGCGAAGGATGCGAAGCCGGAAGATCTCGTCCAGCCGGGCCACATCTTCCCGCTGCGCGCCGTCAAGGGCGGCGTGCTGATGCGCGCCGGTCATACGGAAGCGGGCTGCGACCTGACGGAAATGGCGGGCCTGACCCCGGCGTCCGTCATCTGCGAGATCATCAAGGAAGACGGCACGATGGCGCGCCTGCCGGACCTGCTGGAATTCGCGCAGGAACACGGCCTCAAGATCGGCACCATTGCCGACCTGATCCACTACCGCAGCCAGAACGAGACGCTCGTCGAACGCGTGGCGGAGCGTGCGCTGTCGACCGTGCACGGCGAGTTCAAGCTGGTCGCCTTCCGCGACAAGCCGAGCGGCTCGGCGCACCTGGCCCTCGTGCACGGCGCGCCGCAGGAAGACCGCGAGACGCTCGTGCGCGTGCACCAGCCCGTGTCCATCCTCGACCTGCTGGACAGCACCTCGACGTCGCACTCGTGGAATCTCGCCGCCGCCATGCAGGCCGTGCAGCAGGCGGAAGCGGGCGTCATCGTCCTGCTCGACTGCGCCGAAACGGCCGACGAACTGTTCGCCCAGTTCGAGGACAAGCCGGTGCGCCCGGTCGGCCGTGCGTCCAACCTGGACCTGCGCACGTACGGCATCGGCGCGCAGATCCTGCGCCAGCTCGGCGTGCGCAAGATGAAGCTGCTGGCCAACCCGCGCAAGATGCCGTCCATGGCCGGCTTCGACCTCGAGGTGACGGGCTATTTGGCGAAACCCGGCTGCGAGGTGAGCTCGTAA
- a CDS encoding riboflavin synthase encodes MFTGIVAAVGSIKSVTPLADGADAGVRLDIDAGGLPLGDVALGDSIAINGACMTVVEKTDSAFAVDVSRESLNRTVGLDQPGEVNLEKALTLAERLGGHLVSGHVDGLGEVHSFEQVGESWKLVIDAPRELGKYLAYKGSVVVNGVSLTVNSVEDIDGAGQACCRFSINLIPHTIAVTTLKHLRAGAKVNLEIDLIARYVERMLSAAKA; translated from the coding sequence ATGTTCACCGGAATCGTCGCTGCCGTCGGCAGCATCAAATCGGTCACCCCGCTCGCGGACGGCGCGGATGCGGGCGTGCGCCTCGACATCGACGCGGGCGGCCTGCCGCTGGGCGACGTCGCGCTGGGCGACTCGATCGCCATCAACGGCGCCTGCATGACCGTCGTCGAGAAGACGGACAGCGCGTTCGCCGTCGACGTGTCGCGCGAGAGCCTGAACCGCACCGTCGGCCTCGACCAGCCGGGCGAAGTGAACCTGGAAAAGGCGCTGACCTTGGCCGAGCGCCTGGGCGGGCACCTCGTCTCGGGGCACGTGGACGGGCTCGGCGAGGTGCACAGCTTCGAGCAGGTGGGCGAGTCGTGGAAACTCGTCATCGACGCACCGCGTGAGCTGGGCAAATACCTGGCCTATAAAGGTTCCGTCGTCGTGAACGGCGTGTCGCTGACCGTCAACAGCGTCGAGGACATCGATGGCGCGGGTCAAGCGTGCTGCCGCTTCTCGATCAACCTGATCCCGCACACGATCGCCGTCACGACGCTGAAGCACCTGCGCGCCGGCGCCAAGGTCAACCTGGAAATCGACCTCATCGCCCGCTACGTGGAGCGCATGCTCAGCGCAGCCAAAGCCTGA
- a CDS encoding lytic transglycosylase domain-containing protein gives MIHRFIGTSARLVQQMASQPVTWSSVIKAARGVLTTAQHTLTVFGLSAVAMIALLYSRPEFAKRVSDFLSPHQSAPAPVAANASIQLVAAHGADAVEIGNGDDKAQNRPTRQQKYVTDWLSRRYRVAGDAANMLVSTAYSTAHEIKLDPLLILAVMAIESGLNPFAESPMGAQGLMQVMSKVHSDKFEEVGGSQAALNPVANIRVGALILKDYVNRTGSVEGALKSYVGAGAADDDSGYGSKVLTEYKRLKQVASGKNVPIYFPPASAPTPSTTLAQKSVGAPAKPDNAAVDAAHGGNQSGETVAGL, from the coding sequence ATGATCCATCGCTTCATCGGCACGAGCGCAAGGCTCGTCCAACAGATGGCCAGCCAGCCAGTCACGTGGTCTTCCGTGATCAAAGCGGCACGTGGTGTATTGACCACCGCGCAACATACCTTGACCGTATTCGGTCTTTCCGCAGTAGCAATGATTGCCCTGCTGTACAGCCGCCCCGAGTTTGCGAAACGGGTGTCGGATTTCCTGAGCCCGCACCAGAGCGCACCCGCGCCGGTCGCAGCCAATGCGTCGATCCAGCTCGTGGCCGCACACGGCGCCGACGCCGTCGAAATCGGCAATGGCGACGACAAGGCGCAGAACCGCCCGACCCGGCAGCAGAAGTACGTGACGGACTGGCTGTCGCGCCGCTACCGCGTGGCCGGCGACGCCGCCAACATGCTCGTCTCGACCGCCTACAGCACGGCGCACGAGATCAAGCTGGACCCCCTGCTGATCCTGGCCGTGATGGCCATCGAGTCGGGCCTGAATCCGTTCGCGGAAAGCCCGATGGGCGCGCAGGGCCTGATGCAGGTGATGTCCAAGGTCCACAGCGACAAGTTCGAGGAAGTCGGCGGCTCGCAGGCTGCCCTGAATCCGGTCGCCAACATCCGTGTCGGCGCCCTGATCCTGAAGGATTACGTGAACCGCACCGGCTCGGTCGAAGGCGCCCTGAAGAGCTATGTCGGCGCCGGCGCGGCCGATGACGACTCGGGCTACGGCTCCAAGGTCCTGACCGAGTACAAACGCCTGAAACAGGTCGCGAGCGGCAAGAACGTGCCGATCTACTTCCCGCCGGCGTCCGCACCGACGCCGAGCACGACGCTGGCCCAGAAGTCGGTCGGCGCACCGGCCAAGCCGGACAACGCTGCGGTCGACGCGGCCCACGGCGGCAACCAGAGCGGCGAGACGGTCGCCGGGCTCTGA